GCGCCAGGGCTTCGAGATCCTCCACACGCTCGCCCACGGCACCCCGGCCCAGCGGGCAATGGCCCAGGACGCCGTCGACCGCTACTGGTGGCCCTCGCTGATGATGTTCGGCCCGCCCGACGACGACTCGCCCAACTCCGCGCAGTCCATGGCGTGGGGCATCAAGCGGTTCAGCAACGACGACCTGCGCCAGCGCTTCGTCGACATGACGGTCCCGCAGGCCGAGGCGCTCGGACTGACGCTGCCCGACCCCGACATCCGCTGGAACGAGGAGCGCGGCCACTACGACTTCGGTGACATCGACTTCACCGAGCTCTTCGAGGTGATCCGCGGCAACGGACCCTGCAACCAGCAGCGGATGGACCACCGCGTGGCCGCCCACGAGGACGGCGCCTGGGTGCGCGATGCGGCCTCCGCGTACGCCGCCAAGCAGGCGGAGCGCGCCGAGGGTGCCGCATGAGCGCCGCGACCGAGTGGCCGCTGTGGGAGGTCTTCGTCCGCTCGCGGCGGGGGCTCTCCCACGTCCACGCCGGCTCGCTCCACGCCCCCGACGCCGAGATGGCCCTGCGCAACGCGCGTGACCTCTACACCCGCCGCCAGGAGGGCGTCTCGCTGTGGGTGGTCCGCTCGGCCGACATCGAGGCCAGCACCCCGCAGGAGCGCGACTCCTTCTTCGACCCCGCGGCCGACAAGATCTACCGCCACCCGACGTTCTACGACGTCCCCGAGGGCGTGGAGCACCTGTGACGCTGTTCGACTACACCCTGGCCCTGGCCGACGACGCCCTCGTCTCCGCCCAGCGGATGGGCTGGTGGATCAGCCGGGCGCCCCAGCTCGAGGAGGACGTGGCGCTCGCCAACATCGGGCTCGACCAGCTCGGCCAGGCCCGCACGCTGCTGTCGTACGCCGGCCAGGTCGAGGGCTCCGGCCGCGGCGAGGACGACCTGGCCTACCACCGCGACGAGCGCGAGTTCCGCAACGTGCACCTCGTGGAGCGCGACCAGTCCGACTTCGGCGTCGCGATGGCCCGGCTGCTGCTCTTCTCCTCCTGGCAGTGCGAGCTCTACGCCGCCCTGCGTGCCAGCACCGACACGACGCTCGCGGGCGTCGCCGGCAAGGCGGTCAAGGAGGTCGCCTACCACCACGACCACGCCCGCAGCTGGGTGGTGCGCCTGGGGGACGGCACCGAGGAGTCCCACCGTCGGGTGCAGGCGGCCCTCGATGCCGAGTGGCCCTACCTCGCCGAGCTGATCGACGACGAGGTCGACCCCGACCTCCTTGCCTCCGGGGTGGCCGTCGACCCCGCCTCGATCCGCGACGCGGTGCTCGGCCGGATCGAGCCGGTGGTGGCCGAGGCCACGCTCACCGTGCCGCAGGTCGCTCCCGCGACCGGTGGCGGCCGACAGGGCCTCCACACCGAGCAGATGGGCTACCTGCTCGCCGAGATGCAGCACCTCGCACGGTCCCACCCGGGGGCGACGTGGTGACCGCGACGACCCGCGCCTGGGAGGTGGCGGCCACGGTCGTCGACCCCGAGCTCCCCGTGGTGACCATCGAGGACCTCGGCATCCTCCGCGACGTCACCGAGGACGACCAGGGCCGGGTCCACGTCCAGATCACGCCGACGTACTCCGGGTGCCCGGCGATGGAGACCATCCGCCACGACCTCGTCGACACCCTGACGACGGCCGGCTACCAGCACGTGGACGTCGAGTTCGTCCTCTCCCCGGCCTGGACGACCGACTGGCTCACCGAGGAGGCGCGCGCCAAGCTGGCCGCGTACGGCGTCGCGCCGCCGACCCACCGCGCGGCCGACGGCCCCGTCGGGCTCACCCTCTCGGTCCGCTGCCCCCAGTGCGGCAGCCCCGACACCCGCGAGTCGAGCCGCTTCGGTTCCACGGCGTGCAAGTCGCTGTGGATCTGCCAGTCGTGCCGCGAGCCCTTCGACCACTTCAAGACGCTGTGACCGGTCACGCCGCGCTCCACCCGTTGCGGGTGAGCGCCATCGACGAGCTGACCGACGACGCGGTCGCGATCACCTTCGCCGTGCCGGATGAGCTGCGTGACGACTACGCGTTCAGCCACGGCCAGCACCTCTCGATCCGGGGCGGTGACGACGTGCGCCGCAGCTTCTCGATCTGCACCCCGCCCTCCACCGGAGTGCTCCGCATCGCGGTGAAGCGGCTGCCCGGAGGCGCCTTCAGCGACGGCGTGGTGGGCTCGCTGCAGGTCGGCGACGAGCTGGAGGTGATGACCCCGGCAGGGCGCTTCACCACCGAGCTCGACGCGACCGCGCGCAAGCGCTACGTCGCTGTCGCCGCCGGCTCGGGCATCACGCCGGTGCTCTCGATCGTCGCCGCCCTCCTCGAGGGCGAGCCCGGCTCGTTCGTGACCCTGGTCTACGCCAACCGCACCAGCCGGTCGGTGATGTTCCTCGACGAGGTCCACGACCTGAAGGACCGCTTCCCGACCCGGCTCCAGATCGTCCACGTCCTCTCGCGGGAGCAGCAGGACGTGGAGCTGCTCTCCGGCCGCCTCGACGCCGAGCGCTTCAGGCGGATCGTCGAGGCCTTCGGGCTCGAGCAGGCCGACGACTGGTTCCTGTGCGGTCCGCAGGAGATGGTCACCAGCCTGCGCGAGACGCTGGCCGACCTGGGGGCCGGCCGGGTCCACACCGAGCTCTTCCACGCCGACCCGACGCCCCGTGCGCCGGTGGCGGCGCTGGTCGACGGCCCCGACGGGGCCGCGCAGGTCACGATCAGGCTCGACGGCCGCGCCAGCGACTTCCCGCTGAGGCCGGACGGCCCGCCGGTGCTCGAGGCGGCGCTCGGCGTACGCTCCGACCTGCCGTTCGCGTGCAAGGGCGGCGTCTGCGGCACCTGTCGCGCCCGGCTCGTGGAGGGGACCGTCCAGATGGACGCCAACTACGCGCTCGAGCCCGACGAGATCGAGCGCGGCTACGTTCTCACCTGCCAGTCGCACCCCACCTCGTCGAAGGTCGTGCTCGACTACGACGCCTGACCCCGGCCGGGGTCGAGGTCAGCGGTAGTGCTCGGGCAGCTTCTGCCCGATCCGGACCTGCGACTTGGGCAGCCGCATGAACTTCATCTGCATCGCCCGGGTGATGGCGTAGTAGGTCGTCCCCTTGAGGGGCGCGTCGGGGAAGCGGCGGGTCAGCTCGCGGCGGAGCCGGAAGCGCATCAGGAGGATGTCGACGACGACGAGCAGCAGCATGCCCATGAGGACGAGGTTGCCGGTCTGGGCCAGGCGGGCGTTGCCGGAGTAGCCGAGCACCATCGTGAGGATGAGCACCGGGATCATGAGCTCGACGAACGAGAACCGGACGTCGACGAAGTCGCGGATGAAGCGGCGTACGGGGCCCTTGTCGCGGGTGAGGAAGTAACGCTCGTCGCCGGTCTTCATCGCCTCGCGCACCTTGCGGCTGGACTCGGCGCGGGTCTCACGCTGGCGCCTTGCGGCCTCCTTGCGGTCGCGAGGACCGCGGGCCCGGGCACGGGCGGCTGCCTCCGCCTCGCGGCGTGAGGGGGTGGGTCGGCCCTTGCCGCCCTCCTTGCTCGAGGAGGTGGCCGGTACGGCCTCGGCTTCTGACTTGCTTCGACGGAACAACGCGCGCCTTCGGACTGCTCGATCTGGTGGTTTCCGGAAACCCTACCCGGCCCACCTCCAACCACTCGCACCACTTGCGCATTGGACCTAGGGTTGGGCCATGAGCCTCATGAAGCGCATCAGCCTGATCTTCCGGTCCAAGGCCAACAAGGCCCTCGACAGGGCTGAAGATCCGCGCGAGACGCTGGACTACAGCTACCAGCGCCAGCTGGACCTGCTCGCGAAGGTGCGTCGGGGGGTTGCCGACGTCGCCACCAGCCGCAAGCGGGTCGAGCTGCAGGTCAACCAGCTCGAGCAGCAGTCGACCAAGCTCCAGGGGCAGGCCGAGAAGGCGATCTCCGTGGGCCGCGAGGACCTCGCGCGCGAGGCGCTCACCCGCAAGTCGGGGCTCACCAACCAGATCAGCGACCTCAAGGCGCAGCACGCCCAGCTCCAGGGCGAGGAGGAGAAGCTCACCCTCGCCCAGCAGCGGCTGCAGGCGAAGGTGGAGTCCTTCCGTACCCGCAAGGAGACCATCAAGGCGACGTACACGGCCGCCGAGGCGCAGACCAAGATCAACGAGGCGATGTCGGGCATCGGCGAGGAGATGGGCGACGTCGGTCTGGCGATACAGCGTGCGGAGGACAAGACGGCCCAGATGCAGGCGCGCGCCGGTGCGATCGACGAGCTGATCGCCTCGGGTGCCCTCGACGACGTCAGCCAGGTCGGCGGCGGCGACGACATCAGCCGCGAGCTCGACGCCATGAGCTCGGAGTCCGACGTGGAGTCCGAGCTGGCTCGGCTGAAGGCCAGCTCGCAGCCCGACGCCATCGAGGCCGGCGGCGACATCCTCGACGCCGAGCCCGAGAAGCAGTCCGACGAGGGGCGCGCGTGATCGTCAGGATTCTCGGGGAGGGCCAGTTCGACGTCCCCGACGACAAGGTCGAGACGCTCAACGAGCTCGACCGGGCGGTGGAGTCGGCCGTCGAGACCGGCGACGCCGACGCGTTCACCCGGGCGCTGGGGTCGCTGCTCGCCGGGGTCCGGGCGAGCGCCGTGCCCCACGAGGCGGGGACGCTCGACTCCTCCGACCTGATCCTGCCCCCGGCGGACGCCTCGCTGGAGGAGGTCCGCGACCTCCTCAGCGGCGACGGCCTCATCCCCGGCTGAACCGGTGGCCTCCTCCCGCTTCGTCAAGGACACCGGGCTCACCGTTCGGATGACCACCGTGCTGTTCCTGCTGGGCGCGCTCTTCGTGACCCTGGTCGTGGTGCTGATGTTCGCCGCGTCCAGCTCCGGATACTCCGGTCTCGTGCCGATCATCGGGGTGGCCGGCATCGGCGTGGCCGTCTACCAGTGGTGGACCTCGGACACCACCGCCATGAGGGCGATGCGCGCCCGGGAGGTCTCGCCCGAGGAGGCTCCGGAGCTGCACGGCATGATCGACCGGCTCTGCGCCCTGGCCGACATGCCCAAGCCCCGGGTCGGGATCGCGGACATGGCGATGCCCAACGCCTTCGCGACCGGGCGTTCGCCCGATCGTGCCGTGGTCTGCGTGACCACCGGGATCATGGGCAAGCTGACCCCGGAGGAGCTCGAGGCGGTCCTGGCCCACGAGCTCTCCCACGTCGCCCACCGGGACGTCCTCGTCATGACGGTGGCATCCTCGGCGGGGATCGTGGCGGGCATGCTCATGCACGGTGCCCGCTTCGGGGCGCTCGCCGGGCGACGTGACCGGAACTCGGCCTTCTTCTTCATGGCGACGCTGGTCGTCAGCCTCGTGGTCTACGCCATCAGCTTCTTCCTGATGCGGCTGCTGTCGCGCTACCGCGAGCTGTGCGCCGACCGGTCGGCCGCGTACCTCACGATGAAGCCCGCCGCCCTCGGGACCGCGCTGCAGAAGATCTCCGGTGAGATCGCGACCATCCCCCAGAAGGACCTCCGGACCACGGGCGCGATGAACGCCTTCTTCATCACGCCCGCGCTCAGTGGCGCCACCCTCAAGACGCTCACCTCGACGCACCCGTCGCTCGAGCAGCGGCTCGAGCAGCTCGCCCGGATCCAGGCCGAGCTCGGCCGGCCCACCGCCTGATGGGGTTCTGGGACTCCCTGACCGGCCGCCGTCAGGAGAAGGCTGCCGACCTCGACTCGCTGTTCCTGGTGCCGAGCGCGGCGATCACGCTGCAGACGGCGATCGGGCTGACGCCCACCGGCAGCGGCTCGGTCTGCTACCGCGCCGCCGGGGGTGCCGCCTTCCACCAGCTCCAGACCGAGGTCGTGGCGCTGCTCGACGACGACGACGACTCGCCTGACGTCGCGGTCACCACGGACTCCTTCGGCTTCACGTGGCTCACCGTGACCGGCGAGCCCGACGACACGGCCGGGCTGTGCACCGACCTGCACGCCGTCAACACCACGCTGGAGGCGCAGGGGTTCGGCTCCGGGCTGCTGTGCTCCCTGGTGCCGTTCGCCGATCCCAGTGGCCGCCGGGTCGGCCTGGTCTACCTCTACAAGCAGGGCACCTTCTACCCGTTCGCGCCCACCGGGCCGCAGCAGCGGGACAACCTCCTCGAGATCCAGGTGCGCGACACGATCGCCGGGGAGCTGCCGGTCGAGAAGGACCTCAGCCGGTGGCTCGCCGTGTGGGATGCTCCGGGACTGTGATGTCGATCGAGGACGAGATCCGCGAGCACGTGATCGGCGAGTACGCCGTGCTCGAGGCGCCGCCCCGCCGTGAGCTCCAGGCCCTCACCGAGCTGGCCGCCAAGTGCTCCCACGTGCCGATGGCGACGATCAACCTGATCACCGCGACCCAGCAGTGGCAGGTGGCGACGTACGGCTTCCAGGGCGCGGTCTGCGCTCGCGAGGACTCGATGTGCGTGAGCGTGCTCGAGGAGAACCAGCCGATCCTGCTCGCCGACGCCAGCGCCGACGAGCGCTTCCGCGACAACCCCTTCACCACCGGTGAGCTCGCGGACGTGCGGTTCTACGCCTCGCACCCGCTCACGACGCCCGACGGGATCACGATCGGCACGCTGTGCGTCTTCGACGAGCGTGTCCACCCGGTCGAGCCCGAGCTCGAGGAGACGCTGGGCACCCTCGCCGAGCGGGTCGTCGACGTGCTGCAGCTCGAGCTCACCTCGCGCCGCCTGACGGCCGCCAACGAGCGGCTGGCCGCCTTCGCCGGGCAGGTGAGCCACGACCTGAAGAACCCGCTCGCCTCGATCCGGATGTCGGTGGAGCTCGCCCTCGACGAGCTCGAGGACGACGGCTCTGCCCTGGGCCAGCTGCTCACCCGCGCCGAGCGGAGCGCGCTCCGGATGAACGCGATGATCGGCGACCTGCTGACCTTCGCACGGGGTGGTGGCGCCCCGGAGAAGCGCGACGTCGACCTCGACATGGTCCTGCAGCAGGTCCTCGAGGACCTCGCCGGGGACGTCGAGCCGGGCCAGGTCAAGGCCGAGGGGCTGCCCGTCGTGCAGGGCGACCCGGTGCAGCTGCGGACGGTGCTGCAGAACCTGCTGGCCAACGCGGTCAAGTTCGCCGAGCCCGGGGCGCCGGTCCTGGTGTCGGCGGAGCGTGTCCCCTCGGGCTGGTGGGTCGGGGTCGCGGACCGGGGTCCGGGGATCCCCGCAGCGGATCGGGAACGGGCCTTCGAGCCGATGGTGCGGCTGGAGACCACCAAGCCCGGGACCGGGATCGGCCTGGCGACCTGTCGTCGCACGGTCGAGGCGCACGGCGGCCGGATGGGCATCGACGACCACGCCGGCGGCGGGGCCGTGGTCTGGTTCGAGCTCCCCGCCTGATCCGGCGTACGCCCGGAACCCGGTGGGCGAGTCTGTCGGTCGGAGGGGGATGCCTCGGCCGCCGAGCGACGGTTTCCCCCCTCGAGCGGGGAAACCGACAGCGCAGCAGACGACGACCTCAGTCCCGGTGCGACCGCCCCGGCAGGTCGAGCATCCGCTGCAACGCGACCCGCGCCCAGTGGGTGGTGTCGGGGTCGACCTCGATCCGGTTGGCGACCGTCCCGGCCACGAGCGACTCCATCGCCCACACGAAGTGCGGCAGGTCGATCCGGTTCATGGTGGAGCAGTAGCAGACGTTCTTGTCGAGGAACGCGATCCGCTTGTCGGGGTGGGCAGCAGCCAGCCGCTTGACGAGGTTGAGCTCGGTCCCGATGGCCCAGCTCGTGCCGGCCGGGGCCGCCTCGATGGTCTTGATGATGAACTCCGTCGAGCCGACGAGGTCGGCCTTGAGGACCACCTCGTGCACGCACTCGGGGTGCACCAGGATCTGGACGCCGGGGATCGTGGCCCGCAGCTCGTCGACCACGGCGGGGGAGAAGCGCCCGTGCACGGAGCAGTGGCCGCGCCACAGGATCATCCGGGCCCCCGCGAGCTCCTCACGGGTGAGGCCGCCGTCGGGGAGGTGCGGGTTCCAGACCACGCACTCGTCGAGGGAGAAGCCCATCTGCAGCACCGCGGTGTTGCGGCCGAGGTGCTGGTCGGGCAGGAAGAGCACCTTCGCGTCGGGCTTCTGGCCGAACGCCCACTCCAGGGCGGTCTCGGCATTGCTGGAGGTGCAGACCGTGCCGTCGTGCCGGCCGACGAAGGCCTTGATGTCGGCGCTGGAGTTCATGTACGTCACCGGGACCACCGAGTCGGCCACCCCGGCCGCCTCCAGGGCGTCCCACGCGTCCTCGACCTGGGCCAGCCGCGCCATGTCGGCCATCGAGCAGCCGGCCGCGAGGTCGGGCAGCACGACCTGCTGGTGCTCGCCGGTGAGGATGTCGGCCGACTCGGCCATGAAGTGCACGCCGCAGAAGACGATGAACTCCGCCTCCGGGCGGGCGGCCGCGTCCCGCGCGAGCTTGAAGGAGTCGCCCGTGACGTCGGCGAACTCGATGACCTCGTCGCGCTGGTAGTGGTGGCCGAGCACGAACACCCGTTCGCCCAGCGCCTCCTTGGCGGCCCGGGCCCGTGCGACCAGGTCGGGGTCGGACGGGGAGGGCAGGTCGCCCGGGCACTCCACACCGCGTTCCGACTCGAGGTCGCGGCCACGGCCGAGAGGGAGCAGGGGGAGATCGACGGTGCTCATGACCTGATCCTATGGCCCCTCAGAGCAGCGTCGGGTGCGGGATGTAGGGGGCGGGCTCCTTCATCCGTCGCAGCGCGAGGAAGCCACGGGAGCTGATGGAGAGCCGGGCCGCGACCGCGACGTCGACTGCCCAGTCGTTGACGGGGGAGACGTGGCGGACCTCGACCGGCCGGTCGGGGTCCGCGCTCGCCAGCGCCTCCCACATCAGGGACGTCGCGGCCTTCCGGGTGCCGGCGGCCAGCACGACCGGGACGCCGCTGGGGTCGACGTAGGCGTAGCCGGAGCCCGCCGCCCGGTCGGTCACGAGCAGCCGCAGCTCGCGGCCGAGCACGTCGTGGTCCGGTCCGTGGGCCGCACCACGGGTACGCCGGTCCAGGGAGTCGAGCAGGTCGCGGTCACCGGTCGTGCCCTCGCGGACGTGGCGCACGGCCGGCAGCAGGCTCCGGTCCACGGGCCCGGTCAGCACCAGCTGCGGGTGGAGCCGGAAGCCGGCGAGCGCGTAGCGGCGCAGCGCCTGCGGGTCGGACGAGGCGTTGAGCATCCCGCGCAGGCAGCCCCGCCCGTGCTGCAGCGCCGCCTCCAGCAGCGCGCGGCCGAGCCCGTGCCCCTGCAGGTCCGGCCGGACGGCGTACGAGGCCAGGATCCACATCAGCTCGCGGACCAGCGACGTGGCGAA
This genomic interval from Nocardioides euryhalodurans contains the following:
- the paaB gene encoding 1,2-phenylacetyl-CoA epoxidase subunit PaaB → MSAATEWPLWEVFVRSRRGLSHVHAGSLHAPDAEMALRNARDLYTRRQEGVSLWVVRSADIEASTPQERDSFFDPAADKIYRHPTFYDVPEGVEHL
- the paaC gene encoding 1,2-phenylacetyl-CoA epoxidase subunit PaaC, whose protein sequence is MTLFDYTLALADDALVSAQRMGWWISRAPQLEEDVALANIGLDQLGQARTLLSYAGQVEGSGRGEDDLAYHRDEREFRNVHLVERDQSDFGVAMARLLLFSSWQCELYAALRASTDTTLAGVAGKAVKEVAYHHDHARSWVVRLGDGTEESHRRVQAALDAEWPYLAELIDDEVDPDLLASGVAVDPASIRDAVLGRIEPVVAEATLTVPQVAPATGGGRQGLHTEQMGYLLAEMQHLARSHPGATW
- the paaD gene encoding 1,2-phenylacetyl-CoA epoxidase subunit PaaD, whose product is MTATTRAWEVAATVVDPELPVVTIEDLGILRDVTEDDQGRVHVQITPTYSGCPAMETIRHDLVDTLTTAGYQHVDVEFVLSPAWTTDWLTEEARAKLAAYGVAPPTHRAADGPVGLTLSVRCPQCGSPDTRESSRFGSTACKSLWICQSCREPFDHFKTL
- the paaE gene encoding 1,2-phenylacetyl-CoA epoxidase subunit PaaE, coding for MSAIDELTDDAVAITFAVPDELRDDYAFSHGQHLSIRGGDDVRRSFSICTPPSTGVLRIAVKRLPGGAFSDGVVGSLQVGDELEVMTPAGRFTTELDATARKRYVAVAAGSGITPVLSIVAALLEGEPGSFVTLVYANRTSRSVMFLDEVHDLKDRFPTRLQIVHVLSREQQDVELLSGRLDAERFRRIVEAFGLEQADDWFLCGPQEMVTSLRETLADLGAGRVHTELFHADPTPRAPVAALVDGPDGAAQVTIRLDGRASDFPLRPDGPPVLEAALGVRSDLPFACKGGVCGTCRARLVEGTVQMDANYALEPDEIERGYVLTCQSHPTSSKVVLDYDA
- a CDS encoding DUF3043 domain-containing protein gives rise to the protein MFRRSKSEAEAVPATSSSKEGGKGRPTPSRREAEAAARARARGPRDRKEAARRQRETRAESSRKVREAMKTGDERYFLTRDKGPVRRFIRDFVDVRFSFVELMIPVLILTMVLGYSGNARLAQTGNLVLMGMLLLVVVDILLMRFRLRRELTRRFPDAPLKGTTYYAITRAMQMKFMRLPKSQVRIGQKLPEHYR
- a CDS encoding PspA/IM30 family protein, with the protein product MSLMKRISLIFRSKANKALDRAEDPRETLDYSYQRQLDLLAKVRRGVADVATSRKRVELQVNQLEQQSTKLQGQAEKAISVGREDLAREALTRKSGLTNQISDLKAQHAQLQGEEEKLTLAQQRLQAKVESFRTRKETIKATYTAAEAQTKINEAMSGIGEEMGDVGLAIQRAEDKTAQMQARAGAIDELIASGALDDVSQVGGGDDISRELDAMSSESDVESELARLKASSQPDAIEAGGDILDAEPEKQSDEGRA
- the pspAA gene encoding PspA-associated protein PspAA, with protein sequence MIVRILGEGQFDVPDDKVETLNELDRAVESAVETGDADAFTRALGSLLAGVRASAVPHEAGTLDSSDLILPPADASLEEVRDLLSGDGLIPG
- the htpX gene encoding zinc metalloprotease HtpX, with amino-acid sequence MASSRFVKDTGLTVRMTTVLFLLGALFVTLVVVLMFAASSSGYSGLVPIIGVAGIGVAVYQWWTSDTTAMRAMRAREVSPEEAPELHGMIDRLCALADMPKPRVGIADMAMPNAFATGRSPDRAVVCVTTGIMGKLTPEELEAVLAHELSHVAHRDVLVMTVASSAGIVAGMLMHGARFGALAGRRDRNSAFFFMATLVVSLVVYAISFFLMRLLSRYRELCADRSAAYLTMKPAALGTALQKISGEIATIPQKDLRTTGAMNAFFITPALSGATLKTLTSTHPSLEQRLEQLARIQAELGRPTA
- the pspAB gene encoding PspA-associated protein PspAB; its protein translation is MGFWDSLTGRRQEKAADLDSLFLVPSAAITLQTAIGLTPTGSGSVCYRAAGGAAFHQLQTEVVALLDDDDDSPDVAVTTDSFGFTWLTVTGEPDDTAGLCTDLHAVNTTLEAQGFGSGLLCSLVPFADPSGRRVGLVYLYKQGTFYPFAPTGPQQRDNLLEIQVRDTIAGELPVEKDLSRWLAVWDAPGL
- a CDS encoding GAF domain-containing sensor histidine kinase, coding for MSIEDEIREHVIGEYAVLEAPPRRELQALTELAAKCSHVPMATINLITATQQWQVATYGFQGAVCAREDSMCVSVLEENQPILLADASADERFRDNPFTTGELADVRFYASHPLTTPDGITIGTLCVFDERVHPVEPELEETLGTLAERVVDVLQLELTSRRLTAANERLAAFAGQVSHDLKNPLASIRMSVELALDELEDDGSALGQLLTRAERSALRMNAMIGDLLTFARGGGAPEKRDVDLDMVLQQVLEDLAGDVEPGQVKAEGLPVVQGDPVQLRTVLQNLLANAVKFAEPGAPVLVSAERVPSGWWVGVADRGPGIPAADRERAFEPMVRLETTKPGTGIGLATCRRTVEAHGGRMGIDDHAGGGAVVWFELPA
- the nadA gene encoding quinolinate synthase NadA, which codes for MSTVDLPLLPLGRGRDLESERGVECPGDLPSPSDPDLVARARAAKEALGERVFVLGHHYQRDEVIEFADVTGDSFKLARDAAARPEAEFIVFCGVHFMAESADILTGEHQQVVLPDLAAGCSMADMARLAQVEDAWDALEAAGVADSVVPVTYMNSSADIKAFVGRHDGTVCTSSNAETALEWAFGQKPDAKVLFLPDQHLGRNTAVLQMGFSLDECVVWNPHLPDGGLTREELAGARMILWRGHCSVHGRFSPAVVDELRATIPGVQILVHPECVHEVVLKADLVGSTEFIIKTIEAAPAGTSWAIGTELNLVKRLAAAHPDKRIAFLDKNVCYCSTMNRIDLPHFVWAMESLVAGTVANRIEVDPDTTHWARVALQRMLDLPGRSHRD
- a CDS encoding GNAT family N-acetyltransferase, producing MRDVRVRPMRVTDVAAAERLSSAAFLELDLRTATRDAPDPGPRSDGRAELWRQRTEHLLETDPGGCWVVEVDGQLVGFATSLVRELMWILASYAVRPDLQGHGLGRALLEAALQHGRGCLRGMLNASSDPQALRRYALAGFRLHPQLVLTGPVDRSLLPAVRHVREGTTGDRDLLDSLDRRTRGAAHGPDHDVLGRELRLLVTDRAAGSGYAYVDPSGVPVVLAAGTRKAATSLMWEALASADPDRPVEVRHVSPVNDWAVDVAVAARLSISSRGFLALRRMKEPAPYIPHPTLL